TCATTAACCCTAAAAAGTGTAACCCTTGAAGGTTAACTGTACAATCGGTTGACAAGAATCACGATTTATGTTACAATTCTATTATTAAGAATCTCAAAGCTTTTATAAAATTTTAAACAATAACGTTCTTCTGGGTTTAACGTGGCTTGTCACCGTTATACTCGGGGATACGAAAACTTTATGTTAGACAAAAAGGCAAAAAATAAGATAATAAAAAAATATCAGACCCATGGGTCAGATACCGGCTCTGCCCAAGTGCAGATAGCCATTCTCACAGAGGAAATAAAAGAACTTAGTAACCATTTACAAACTCACAAAAAAGACAATTCTTCAAGACGAGGCCTTATTCGCAAAGTGAACGAACGCCACAAATTAGTGCGCTATCTTTCACGCGAAGATAAAAAAGCCGCAGACGATCTTAAAGAAGCGTTGAAAATAAAATAACTCTATCGCATAGCGATTTATATTTAACAATCGCTAAACGCTATACCTATCTTTATGATAAAACACCCTTCACAGCGTGTAGCAGTATTAATTGATACTCAAAATTTATATTACTCAGCACGTAACTTATATAATAAAAAAGTAGATTTCAAAAGTATCTTGGAAGATGCCATAGCCGGACGACAATTAACCCGCGCTATTGCTTATGTTGTAAAAACAAAAACCGGCGAAGAACGCCCTTTCTTTGATGCGCTTGAAAAAGTCGGTATTGAAACAAAAGAAAAAGAACTCCAAATATTTTTTGGTGGAGCAACCAAGGCAGACTGGGATGTGGGTCTCGCAATTGATGCCATTGTTCTTGGAGAAAAAGTTGATTCTATCGTTATAGTAAGCGGAGATGGCGACTTTATTCCATTGGTTCAATATTTACGCTTTTCAAAAGGCGTCCATGTAGAAATAATAGCCTTCAAAGAAACCACTTCAACAAAATTACTTGAAGTGGTAGATGATTTTATTGATCTTTCAGCAAATAAAGAAAAATATTTAATGCGTCTGAGAGAAACAGCTCCAATAAAAATAGAAAGACAGCACAAACAAATCAACAAAACGCGAAAAGGGAGACCAAGGATTGGATTGTCGTCTATAAAATAGCTAATTAACAATTAATAAATTAATTGGTTTTGACAATAAAACACAAAGATCTTGATATTGTGTCAAGCTCTGTAGTTTTACTGCCAAAACCTACCTATTATTATATATGTCTAAAGATATACATAATTTTGAAATAGAATGGGGAGGCAGACCTCTCAAAGTGGAACTCGGCAGAATAGCAAAACAAGCCGACGGAAGCTGTGTTGTAACTTACGGAGAAACAACAGTACTCTCAACCGTCGTACTCGGCGCGCCAAGAGATGTTGATTTTTTCCCTCTTACCGTAGAGTTTGAAGAAAAACTTTATGCGGCAGGAAAAATAAAGGGTTCACGTTTTATTAAACGCGAAGGCAGAGCGACTGATGAAGCCGTTCTTTCAGCGCGCGTAGTTGACCGGGGAATTCGCCCGTTATTTAATAAAAAGATGCGTAATGATGTACAGCTTGTTTGTACGGTTTTGTCTATGGACGGAGAAAATGATCCGGATGTTCCGGCAATCGTTGGTGCTTCTATCGCTTTAGCTACATCCAATATTCCATGGGATGGCCCGATTGGTGGAGTTCGCGTTGGGCAGGTAGATGGTAAATGGATACTTAACCCAAGCTACGACGAACAAGTAGAAAGCACACTTGATGTTACTATTTCAGGAACTCCTGATAAAATATTAATGCTCGAAGCCGGAGCAAAAGAAATAGATGAAAAAACTATAAACGACGCTATACTTTTTGGACAAAAACAGCTAACACCTGTGATGAAGCTTATAGAAGAAATCGTAAAAAAAGTTGGCAAAGAAAAGTTATCAATTGATGGGCTTTCGGAAGAAGATCCGGAAACACTAGTTGAAAAACAAGAAATTATACAAAAAACAAAAACTTTTTTAGCTGAACATTTAGATGAATATCTTTTTAGCAAACTTCCAAAAGGAAGCAAATCATCTCGTAAACAAGCAAAAGAAGATTTGAAAGATCGATTGGTAGAATATTTAAAAAGCGAACAAATCGGACGCGACAAACGAAAATGGGCACTGGGCGTTTTTGATGACATTGTTGAAACGCGCGTGTCAGAAGCAATTCTAAAAGAAGGAAAACGCGTTGACGGACGAGCTATTACAGAAATACGTCCGCTCT
The Parcubacteria group bacterium CG10_big_fil_rev_8_21_14_0_10_36_14 DNA segment above includes these coding regions:
- a CDS encoding 30S ribosomal protein S15; the protein is MLDKKAKNKIIKKYQTHGSDTGSAQVQIAILTEEIKELSNHLQTHKKDNSSRRGLIRKVNERHKLVRYLSREDKKAADDLKEALKIK